From Barrientosiimonas humi, a single genomic window includes:
- the cbiQ gene encoding cobalt ECF transporter T component CbiQ gives MAATTSPALVPATAGVDGLLVRRESPVHALPAQVKLVALLAFVVVVVATPASAWPAFLVYAALLVGVVSLARLPFAMVARRMLVETPFVVFALLMPFVATGPRVDVLGLAVSRSGLEGGALLLTRGTLGVVAAIVLAATTAPRELLVGLGRLRLPAVLVGILGFAIRYLSIAREDLARAEVARLARGGRAGRGARLRSLASVAGSTFVRTYERGERVHRAMLARGLDGPVPALAGAAPARRDWALALALPAAALLTLAVALVAR, from the coding sequence ATGGCCGCCACCACCAGCCCCGCCCTCGTCCCCGCCACCGCCGGGGTCGACGGCCTGCTGGTGCGGCGGGAGAGCCCGGTGCACGCGCTCCCCGCGCAGGTCAAGCTCGTCGCCCTGCTCGCCTTCGTCGTCGTGGTCGTCGCCACCCCGGCGTCGGCGTGGCCCGCCTTTCTGGTCTACGCCGCGCTGCTCGTCGGCGTGGTGAGCCTGGCCCGGCTGCCGTTCGCGATGGTCGCCCGGCGGATGCTCGTCGAGACGCCGTTCGTCGTGTTCGCCCTGCTCATGCCGTTCGTCGCGACCGGCCCGCGGGTCGACGTGCTCGGCCTGGCGGTGTCGCGCTCGGGGCTCGAGGGCGGCGCGCTGCTGCTCACCCGGGGCACGCTCGGTGTCGTCGCCGCGATCGTGCTGGCCGCCACCACCGCGCCGCGCGAGCTGCTCGTCGGCCTCGGCCGGCTGCGGCTGCCCGCGGTGCTCGTGGGCATCCTCGGCTTCGCGATCCGCTACCTGTCGATCGCGCGCGAGGACCTCGCCCGGGCCGAGGTGGCCCGGCTCGCCCGGGGCGGACGCGCGGGCCGCGGCGCCCGGCTCCGTTCGCTCGCCTCGGTCGCGGGATCGACCTTCGTGCGGACGTACGAACGGGGCGAGCGGGTGCACCGCGCGATGCTCGCCCGCGGACTCGACGGTCCGGTGCCAGCGCTGGCGGGGGCGGCACCGGCCCGTCGGGACTGGGCGCTCGCGCTGGCCCTGCCGGCCGCCGCGCTGCTGACGCTCGCCGTCGCGCTGGTGGCCCGGTGA
- a CDS encoding energy-coupling factor ABC transporter ATP-binding protein, whose translation MTDLDRGPADAGPGPAPALEVEQLAFAYPDGRQALFGVDLRVEPGERVALLGPNGAGKTTLVLHLAGILGAVAGGTGAGAITVGGVRLARDTLSEVRRRVGLVFQDPDDQLFMPTVGDDVAFGPANHGVTGDALRERVERALELVGMSGFEDRAPYHLSFGQRRRVALATVLAMDPEVLVLDEPSSNLDPAARRELAEILHRLPVAVLMVTHDLPYALELCSRSALMSQGRVVADRPTRDLLADEELLHAHRLELPYGFRLV comes from the coding sequence GTGACCGATCTCGACCGGGGCCCCGCCGACGCGGGCCCGGGCCCCGCGCCCGCGCTCGAGGTCGAGCAGCTGGCCTTCGCCTACCCCGACGGCCGGCAGGCGCTGTTCGGCGTCGACCTGCGGGTCGAGCCCGGCGAGCGGGTCGCGCTGCTCGGGCCCAACGGCGCCGGCAAGACCACCCTCGTGCTGCACCTCGCCGGCATCCTCGGTGCGGTCGCGGGCGGCACCGGCGCCGGGGCGATCACGGTCGGCGGGGTGCGCCTCGCCCGCGACACGCTGAGCGAGGTGCGCCGCCGGGTCGGCCTGGTCTTCCAGGACCCCGACGACCAGCTGTTCATGCCGACCGTCGGCGACGACGTCGCGTTCGGGCCGGCCAACCACGGCGTCACCGGCGACGCGCTGCGCGAGCGGGTCGAGCGGGCGCTGGAGCTGGTCGGGATGAGCGGCTTCGAGGACCGCGCGCCCTATCACCTGTCGTTCGGTCAGCGGCGGCGCGTGGCGCTCGCGACGGTGCTCGCGATGGACCCCGAGGTGCTCGTGCTCGACGAGCCGTCGAGCAACCTCGACCCGGCCGCGCGGCGCGAGCTGGCCGAGATCCTGCACCGGCTCCCGGTGGCCGTGCTCATGGTCACCCACGACCTGCCGTACGCCCTCGAGCTGTGCTCGCGCTCGGCCCTGATGAGCCAGGGACGGGTCGTCGCCGACCGGCCGACGCGCGACCTGCTCGCCGACGAGGAGCTGCTGCACGCGCACCGCCTGGAGCTGCCGTACGGCTTCCGGCTGGTGTGA
- the def gene encoding peptide deformylase — MAVRPITVIGHKALHQPTKKVREVTDEIRTLVEDMFDTMEAANGVGLAANQVGVRLRLFVFDVPDDEDETVNHRGVILNPVLEKGVVPPGEVPREEGGEGCLSIPGEHFPTARADWARVTGTDLDGNELVIEGTGLLARALQHETDHLDGKLFVERLTPTVRTRSREAIKQRGWEAAHITKWDPSTTDAEDV; from the coding sequence ATGGCTGTCCGCCCCATCACCGTCATCGGCCACAAGGCCCTGCACCAGCCCACCAAGAAGGTGCGCGAGGTGACCGACGAGATCCGGACGCTGGTCGAGGACATGTTCGACACCATGGAGGCGGCCAACGGTGTGGGTCTCGCGGCCAACCAGGTCGGAGTTCGCCTGCGGCTGTTCGTGTTCGACGTGCCCGACGACGAGGACGAGACGGTGAACCACCGCGGCGTGATCCTCAACCCGGTGCTCGAGAAGGGCGTCGTGCCGCCGGGCGAGGTCCCGCGCGAGGAGGGCGGCGAGGGGTGCCTGTCGATCCCCGGCGAGCACTTCCCCACCGCCCGCGCCGACTGGGCGCGCGTCACCGGCACCGACCTCGACGGCAACGAGCTGGTGATCGAGGGCACCGGGCTGCTCGCCCGCGCGCTGCAGCACGAGACCGACCACCTCGACGGCAAGCTGTTCGTCGAGCGGCTCACCCCGACCGTGCGCACCCGCTCGCGCGAGGCGATCAAGCAGCGCGGCTGGGAGGCCGCCCACATCACCAAGTGGGACCCGTCGACCACCGACGCCGAAGACGTCTGA
- a CDS encoding PH domain-containing protein: MAEFDPRAVARLEPYLLPGEQMRVAMQEHWAAKVEPVVTALVGFVAVLLISAWMPAGLGVLSDVAWWLWFALLARAAWSLVEWHVSWFIATNKRLLLLYGVVTKKVAMMPLSKVTDMSYSRSVPARLLGFGTFTLESAGQEQALHEITYVRDPDETYRTICQEIFGSSDPADAWPGGGTNGPYAGGTDPDDPDLPGGPGGPGGPDRSGDDPDGDGPDDGDDPRDPDEEREPADEADPADRRGDRRDPHDTDVPVQRLGSYLAPTDRSSFGRRWVRRPRRDRPGTAPARRTAAGPLEATDPADDAPGWEVSHEDASPYEQVPRRNAGWWD; encoded by the coding sequence GTGGCCGAGTTCGACCCACGGGCGGTCGCTCGCCTGGAGCCCTATCTGCTCCCCGGGGAGCAGATGCGCGTGGCCATGCAGGAGCACTGGGCCGCCAAGGTCGAGCCGGTCGTCACCGCCCTCGTCGGGTTCGTCGCGGTGCTCCTGATCAGCGCGTGGATGCCGGCCGGCCTGGGCGTGCTGTCGGACGTCGCGTGGTGGCTGTGGTTCGCGCTCCTCGCCCGCGCCGCGTGGTCGCTGGTCGAGTGGCACGTCAGCTGGTTCATCGCCACCAACAAGCGGCTGCTGCTGCTCTACGGCGTCGTCACCAAGAAGGTCGCGATGATGCCGCTGTCGAAGGTCACCGACATGTCCTACTCGCGCAGCGTCCCCGCCCGGCTGCTCGGCTTCGGCACCTTCACGCTGGAGAGCGCCGGCCAGGAGCAGGCGCTGCACGAGATCACCTACGTCCGTGACCCCGACGAGACCTACCGCACCATCTGCCAGGAGATCTTCGGCAGCTCCGACCCGGCCGACGCCTGGCCCGGTGGCGGCACGAACGGCCCGTACGCCGGCGGCACCGACCCCGACGACCCGGACCTGCCCGGTGGTCCCGGTGGTCCCGGCGGCCCGGACCGGTCGGGCGACGACCCCGACGGCGACGGGCCCGACGACGGCGACGACCCGCGCGACCCGGACGAGGAGCGCGAACCCGCCGACGAGGCCGACCCCGCCGACCGGCGCGGCGACCGGCGCGACCCGCACGACACCGACGTACCCGTCCAACGACTCGGCAGCTATCTCGCCCCGACCGACCGCTCGTCGTTCGGGCGGCGCTGGGTGCGCCGGCCCCGTCGCGACCGGCCAGGGACCGCGCCCGCGCGACGGACCGCCGCCGGGCCGCTCGAGGCGACCGACCCCGCCGACGACGCCCCCGGCTGGGAGGTCAGCCACGAGGACGCCTCGCCCTACGAGCAGGTGCCGCGGCGCAACGCCGGCTGGTGGGACTGA
- a CDS encoding ArsR/SmtB family transcription factor, giving the protein MSWEDEALQRLRATAHPVRLRIMSLLTGAELSAAEVARELDLTQANASYHLRRLSDAGKVEVVGTQNVRGGKAKKYRYTEFRGSDDGPQPWRGAESSPGSLQAILEAVGVELQRRAAQHGHHPAVQTQQVFADLETWLPPEVWAQVVDHVEQASRLAHAAALPPRTEGAVPVSIVASLFTMPGEAARTERS; this is encoded by the coding sequence ATGTCTTGGGAGGATGAGGCCTTGCAGCGGCTGAGGGCCACCGCCCACCCGGTGCGGCTGCGCATCATGTCGCTGCTCACCGGCGCCGAGCTGTCTGCGGCCGAGGTGGCGCGCGAGCTCGACCTGACCCAGGCCAACGCGAGCTATCACCTGCGGAGGCTGTCCGATGCGGGCAAGGTCGAGGTGGTCGGCACGCAGAACGTGCGGGGCGGGAAGGCGAAGAAGTACCGCTACACCGAGTTCCGCGGCTCCGACGACGGCCCGCAGCCGTGGCGCGGCGCGGAGTCCTCGCCCGGCTCGCTGCAGGCGATCCTCGAGGCGGTCGGCGTCGAGCTGCAGCGCCGAGCCGCCCAGCACGGGCACCACCCCGCGGTGCAGACCCAGCAGGTCTTCGCCGACCTGGAGACCTGGCTGCCGCCCGAGGTCTGGGCACAGGTCGTCGACCACGTCGAGCAGGCGAGCCGGCTCGCCCACGCCGCGGCCCTCCCGCCGCGCACCGAGGGGGCTGTCCCGGTGTCGATCGTCGCGAGCCTGTTCACCATGCCCGGCGAGGCTGCTCGCACGGAGCGGTCGTGA
- a CDS encoding MFS transporter: MKLSDSWEALRDKDFRWFFIARTVSRTGSSMAPVALAFAVLEVEQKAVALGLVMAARTTATIVFLLVGGVVSDRFSRRVVLQVSHVLTALTQGAVAWLVITGNATVASIVAIEAINGAVTAFTMPAMQGLVPQLVPNRLLQQANALMSFAMQGTTVIGPALAGLIVAGPGAGWALAVDAMTYAIAVLALARVTIPPVARATTSMLHDLREGWSEFTSRQWLWVIVLAFGFLNAIHVGAWVVLGPFIATRHPDLLGERGWGLVLSAEAVGAVLMTVVLMRGQLRHPLRAGMLGVCLVVPALVMLGVAPSVWLLLPVAFAAGMGMEVFGTGWNVALMENVPQRALSRVASYDALGSFVAMPVGATVFGWLAAVADPRWLAVISGVAYLLISLAALAVPSVWRLGRRLPEPAERAAAPGV, encoded by the coding sequence GTGAAGCTCTCCGACTCCTGGGAAGCCTTGCGCGACAAGGACTTCCGCTGGTTCTTCATCGCGCGCACGGTCTCCCGCACCGGCTCGTCGATGGCACCCGTCGCGCTGGCCTTCGCGGTGCTCGAGGTCGAGCAGAAGGCGGTGGCGCTCGGTCTCGTGATGGCGGCGCGCACGACCGCGACGATCGTCTTCCTGCTGGTCGGCGGGGTCGTCTCCGACCGGTTCTCCCGGCGGGTCGTGCTGCAGGTGTCGCACGTGCTGACCGCGCTGACCCAGGGGGCCGTCGCCTGGCTGGTCATCACCGGCAACGCCACCGTCGCCTCGATCGTGGCCATCGAGGCGATCAACGGCGCGGTCACCGCCTTCACCATGCCGGCCATGCAGGGCCTGGTCCCGCAGCTGGTGCCCAACCGGCTGCTGCAGCAGGCCAACGCGCTGATGTCGTTCGCGATGCAGGGCACCACGGTCATCGGCCCGGCGCTCGCCGGGCTGATCGTCGCCGGCCCCGGAGCAGGCTGGGCGCTCGCGGTGGACGCGATGACGTACGCCATCGCCGTCCTGGCCCTCGCCCGCGTCACGATCCCCCCGGTCGCGCGGGCGACGACGAGCATGCTGCACGACCTGCGCGAGGGGTGGAGCGAGTTCACCTCCCGGCAGTGGCTGTGGGTCATCGTGCTCGCGTTCGGCTTCCTCAACGCGATCCATGTCGGTGCCTGGGTGGTGCTCGGTCCGTTCATCGCGACGCGGCACCCGGACCTGCTGGGCGAGCGCGGCTGGGGCCTGGTGCTGTCGGCTGAGGCGGTCGGCGCCGTGCTCATGACCGTGGTGCTCATGCGTGGCCAGCTGCGGCACCCGTTGCGCGCCGGGATGCTCGGCGTGTGCCTGGTGGTGCCTGCGCTGGTCATGCTGGGAGTCGCGCCCTCGGTCTGGCTGCTGCTGCCGGTCGCCTTCGCCGCCGGGATGGGCATGGAGGTCTTCGGCACCGGCTGGAACGTCGCGCTCATGGAGAACGTCCCGCAGCGGGCACTGTCGCGCGTGGCGTCCTACGACGCGCTCGGCTCGTTCGTCGCGATGCCGGTGGGCGCCACGGTCTTCGGCTGGCTGGCCGCCGTGGCCGACCCGCGGTGGCTCGCGGTGATCAGCGGCGTGGCCTACCTGCTGATCAGCCTGGCGGCGCTCGCCGTGCCGAGCGTGTGGCGGCTCGGCCGTCGGCTGCCGGAACCTGCCGAGAGGGCGGCGGCGCCGGGCGTCTGA
- the upp gene encoding uracil phosphoribosyltransferase produces MRVIVADHPLIAHKLTYLRAQETDSPTFRRLTEELMTLLAYEATREVRVEPFTIQTPVALAEGIKLSTPKPLIVPILRAGLGMLEGMVRLLPSAEVGFLGMARDEETLEAVTYANRLPDDLSGRQCYVLDPMLATGGTLAMSVRYLVDRGADDITAITLLCAPEGIAAVERELADLDVPFTLVTGAIDERLDDNGYIVPGLGDAGDRLYGVAVQ; encoded by the coding sequence ATGCGCGTCATCGTGGCCGACCACCCGCTCATCGCCCACAAGCTCACCTATCTGCGGGCGCAGGAGACCGACTCGCCGACCTTCCGGCGGCTCACCGAGGAGCTCATGACGCTGCTGGCGTACGAGGCGACGCGCGAGGTGCGGGTCGAGCCGTTCACCATCCAGACGCCGGTCGCGCTGGCCGAGGGCATCAAGCTGTCGACGCCCAAGCCACTGATCGTGCCGATCCTGCGCGCCGGTCTCGGCATGCTCGAGGGCATGGTGCGGCTGCTGCCGAGCGCCGAGGTCGGCTTCCTCGGCATGGCGCGCGACGAGGAGACGCTGGAGGCCGTGACCTACGCCAACCGGCTGCCCGACGACCTGTCCGGACGGCAGTGCTACGTGCTCGACCCGATGCTCGCCACGGGAGGCACGCTCGCGATGTCGGTGCGCTACCTGGTCGATCGCGGCGCCGACGACATCACCGCGATCACTCTGCTGTGCGCGCCGGAGGGCATCGCGGCGGTCGAGCGCGAGCTCGCCGACCTGGACGTGCCGTTCACCCTCGTGACCGGGGCGATCGACGAGCGGCTCGACGACAACGGCTACATCGTGCCGGGCCTCGGCGACGCCGGCGACCGGCTGTACGGCGTGGCCGTCCAGTAG
- the tadA gene encoding tRNA adenosine(34) deaminase TadA has product MTDALAEARAALTTGDVPVGAVVVDADGEVVGAGRNRRTADGDPLAHAEVLALRAAAERRGGWRLDDCTLVVTLEPCAMCAGAVAQARLQRVVLGAWDAKAGAAGSRWDLLRDTRAPHWVEVVGGVRQQECAALLTDFFRARRP; this is encoded by the coding sequence ATGACGGATGCCCTCGCCGAGGCGCGCGCGGCCCTCACCACCGGCGACGTGCCGGTCGGTGCGGTGGTGGTCGACGCCGACGGCGAGGTGGTCGGGGCGGGCCGCAACCGGCGTACGGCCGACGGCGACCCGCTCGCCCACGCCGAGGTGCTGGCGCTGCGGGCGGCGGCCGAGCGCCGCGGCGGCTGGCGGCTCGACGACTGCACGCTCGTGGTCACCCTGGAGCCGTGCGCGATGTGCGCCGGCGCGGTGGCCCAGGCGCGGCTGCAGCGGGTCGTGCTCGGGGCCTGGGACGCCAAGGCCGGGGCTGCCGGCAGCCGGTGGGATCTGTTGCGCGACACCAGAGCTCCGCACTGGGTCGAGGTCGTCGGGGGCGTACGCCAGCAGGAGTGCGCCGCCCTGCTCACCGACTTCTTCCGCGCCCGCCGCCCCTGA
- the uraD gene encoding 2-oxo-4-hydroxy-4-carboxy-5-ureidoimidazoline decarboxylase, with product MATDVRTRPVHPVDEVLPAPKLAIYGFQHVLAFYAGAVIVPILLANAIGLNTQQLIHLINADLLTCGIASIIQSVGFWKVGVRLPLLQGVTFTAVSPMIAIGLAAGGGTDGLLVIYGAVIVAGLATFFAAPYFSKLIRFFPPVVTGSVITIIGIALLPVAAGDAVGGAGDSADPSSGKNMAYALGTLFLIVLIQRVFKGFMATVAVLIGLVSGTAIAWLLGDAKFDAIATSDWLGVTTPFYFGWPKFSFAAIVSMLVVMLITAVETTGDVFATGEIVKKRVGREDVARALRADGLSTTIGGVLNSFPYTCFAENVGLVRLTRVKSRWVVASAGVFMIVLGLIPKAGALVAGIPYPVLGGAALAMFATVAVVGFQTLSRVDFHDHRNVVIVATAVGLAIYVTVQPGVAQAVPDWAEILFGSGITLGSLTAIVLNFVFHHIGKDIGPAVAGEPGNLIRLDQVNQMEREEFVATFGGLFQGPDWVVERAYDQRPFRDTGDLRHAFQEALFAADPAEQNELIAAYPDLGGRQVQEGASGPDSAQEQSVHGLTYLPEEEQLEVDRLTDAYRARFDMPLITCVRDVQDVKALVAQGYERLDNAPVQERQTALIEIAKIAGHRFDVLVADANPIHTARAR from the coding sequence ATGGCCACCGACGTCCGCACCAGACCGGTCCACCCGGTCGACGAGGTGCTCCCTGCGCCCAAGCTCGCGATCTACGGCTTCCAGCACGTGCTCGCGTTCTACGCCGGCGCGGTGATCGTGCCGATCCTGCTGGCCAACGCGATCGGGCTCAACACCCAGCAGCTGATCCACCTGATCAACGCCGACCTGCTCACCTGCGGCATCGCCTCGATCATCCAGTCGGTCGGTTTCTGGAAGGTCGGCGTGCGGCTGCCGCTGCTGCAGGGCGTGACCTTCACCGCCGTCTCGCCGATGATCGCGATCGGCCTCGCGGCCGGCGGGGGCACCGACGGTCTGCTCGTGATCTACGGCGCGGTCATCGTCGCCGGCCTCGCGACGTTCTTCGCCGCGCCCTACTTCAGCAAGCTGATCCGCTTCTTCCCGCCGGTGGTCACCGGCTCGGTCATCACCATCATCGGCATCGCGCTGCTGCCGGTCGCCGCGGGCGACGCGGTCGGCGGAGCCGGTGACTCGGCCGACCCCTCGAGCGGCAAGAACATGGCGTACGCCCTCGGCACCTTGTTCCTGATCGTCCTGATCCAGCGGGTGTTCAAGGGCTTCATGGCCACCGTCGCGGTGCTCATCGGACTGGTCAGCGGCACCGCGATCGCCTGGCTGCTCGGCGACGCGAAGTTCGACGCGATCGCCACCTCCGACTGGCTGGGCGTCACGACCCCGTTCTACTTCGGCTGGCCGAAGTTCTCCTTCGCGGCGATCGTCTCGATGCTCGTCGTCATGCTCATCACCGCGGTCGAGACCACCGGCGACGTGTTCGCCACCGGCGAGATCGTCAAGAAGCGGGTGGGCCGCGAGGACGTCGCCCGCGCGCTGCGGGCCGACGGGCTGTCGACCACCATCGGCGGCGTCCTGAACTCCTTCCCCTACACCTGTTTCGCCGAGAACGTCGGCCTCGTGCGGCTGACCCGCGTCAAGAGCCGCTGGGTGGTCGCCTCGGCGGGCGTCTTCATGATCGTGCTGGGTCTGATCCCCAAGGCGGGAGCGCTCGTCGCCGGCATCCCCTACCCGGTGCTGGGGGGCGCGGCGCTCGCGATGTTCGCCACGGTCGCCGTCGTCGGCTTCCAGACCCTGTCGCGCGTCGACTTCCACGACCACCGCAACGTCGTCATCGTCGCGACCGCGGTCGGCCTGGCCATCTACGTCACGGTGCAGCCGGGCGTGGCGCAGGCGGTGCCCGACTGGGCCGAGATCCTGTTCGGATCGGGCATCACGCTGGGCAGCCTGACCGCGATCGTCCTCAACTTCGTCTTCCACCACATCGGCAAGGACATCGGTCCGGCCGTCGCGGGCGAGCCGGGCAACCTGATCCGCCTCGACCAGGTCAACCAGATGGAGCGTGAGGAGTTCGTCGCGACCTTCGGCGGGCTGTTCCAGGGGCCCGACTGGGTGGTCGAGCGGGCGTACGACCAGCGCCCGTTCCGCGACACCGGTGACCTGCGGCACGCGTTCCAGGAGGCGCTGTTCGCCGCCGACCCCGCGGAGCAGAACGAGCTGATCGCGGCCTACCCCGACCTCGGCGGACGCCAGGTGCAGGAGGGTGCGAGCGGGCCCGACTCGGCGCAGGAGCAGAGCGTGCACGGCCTGACCTACCTGCCCGAGGAGGAACAGCTGGAGGTCGACCGGCTGACCGACGCCTACCGCGCGCGGTTCGACATGCCGCTGATCACCTGCGTGCGTGACGTGCAGGACGTCAAGGCGCTGGTCGCGCAGGGCTACGAGCGCCTCGACAACGCCCCGGTGCAGGAGCGCCAGACCGCCCTCATCGAGATCGCCAAGATCGCCGGCCACCGCTTCGACGTGCTGGTCGCCGACGCCAACCCGATCCACACCGCGCGGGCCCGGTGA
- a CDS encoding xanthine dehydrogenase small subunit, producing MDSMQATVNGQDADLSGVTSHTNALDWLRGQGLTGCKEGCAEGECGTCAVMVARPDGDGGTLWTSINACLIPAATLDGQEVVTSEGLDRDGQLHPVQVEMAQRGGSQCGYCTPGFVCSMAAEFYRPGRAESEDHGTGDHEHGPNGFDLHALSGNLCRCTGYRPIRDAAYALGSPADDDALAARAGSPAPAPVATRLAGPDGEFVRPTSLSECLDVLAEREDALLVAGSTDWGVDANLKATRVPLLVAVDRLEELRRVEETDEAWTLGAALTLSEIERALGGRIPLLAQMFPQFASRLIRNGATIGGNLGTGSPIGDTPPALLALDAALVLASREGEREVPLAEYFTGYRTHVRRKDELIKEIRIPKPLAGTTAFHKIAKRRFDDISSVAVGFALDIDGGVVRRARIGLGGVAATPLRARDTERALEGRPWTRETVVNAAKVMAAEGTPMDDHRASSRYRAAMLGTALRKLYADAPSREEESA from the coding sequence ATGGACAGCATGCAGGCCACCGTGAACGGCCAGGACGCGGACCTCTCCGGGGTCACGTCGCACACCAACGCCCTCGACTGGCTCCGGGGCCAGGGCCTCACCGGGTGCAAGGAGGGGTGCGCCGAGGGCGAGTGCGGCACCTGCGCCGTCATGGTCGCCCGGCCCGACGGCGACGGCGGCACCCTCTGGACCTCGATCAACGCCTGCCTCATCCCGGCGGCCACGCTCGACGGCCAGGAGGTCGTCACCTCCGAGGGCCTCGACCGCGACGGCCAGCTGCACCCGGTGCAGGTCGAGATGGCCCAGCGCGGCGGGTCCCAGTGCGGTTACTGCACACCGGGATTCGTCTGCAGCATGGCCGCGGAGTTCTACCGCCCCGGCCGGGCCGAGAGCGAAGACCACGGCACGGGCGACCACGAGCACGGGCCCAACGGGTTCGACCTGCACGCCCTGTCGGGCAACCTGTGCCGCTGCACCGGATACCGACCGATCCGCGACGCGGCGTACGCCCTCGGCAGCCCCGCCGACGACGACGCCCTGGCCGCGCGCGCCGGCTCGCCCGCGCCGGCCCCGGTCGCCACCCGGCTGGCCGGACCGGACGGCGAGTTCGTACGTCCGACAAGCCTTTCCGAGTGTCTCGACGTGCTCGCGGAGCGCGAGGACGCGCTGCTGGTCGCGGGGTCGACCGACTGGGGCGTCGACGCCAACCTCAAGGCGACGCGGGTGCCGCTGCTGGTCGCGGTCGACCGGCTCGAGGAGCTGCGCCGCGTCGAGGAGACCGACGAGGCGTGGACGCTCGGCGCCGCGCTGACCCTGAGCGAGATCGAGCGGGCGCTCGGCGGCCGAATCCCGTTGCTGGCGCAGATGTTTCCGCAGTTCGCCTCTCGGCTCATCCGCAACGGCGCGACGATCGGCGGCAACCTCGGCACCGGTTCGCCGATCGGCGACACCCCGCCGGCGCTGCTCGCCCTGGACGCCGCACTGGTGCTCGCCTCGCGCGAGGGGGAGCGCGAGGTGCCGCTGGCCGAGTACTTCACCGGATACCGCACCCACGTGCGCCGCAAGGACGAGCTGATCAAGGAGATCCGCATCCCCAAGCCGCTCGCCGGCACCACCGCGTTCCACAAGATCGCGAAGCGCCGGTTCGACGACATCTCTTCTGTCGCGGTCGGTTTCGCGCTCGACATCGACGGCGGTGTGGTGCGCCGGGCCCGCATCGGGCTGGGTGGCGTCGCGGCGACGCCGCTGCGGGCGCGGGACACCGAACGCGCCCTCGAGGGGCGGCCGTGGACCCGCGAGACCGTGGTCAACGCGGCCAAGGTGATGGCCGCCGAAGGAACCCCGATGGACGACCACCGGGCGTCGTCGCGCTACCGCGCGGCGATGCTCGGCACGGCGCTGCGCAAGCTCTATGCCGACGCCCCGTCCAGAGAAGAGGAATCAGCATGA